The proteins below come from a single Deinococcus aestuarii genomic window:
- a CDS encoding S8 family serine peptidase, protein MKTKGVWWAGLTVTVSAALGIWGVNRAEVPWNLNSIHLPPASGVMFAAAHPVTVAILDTGMSEQPLLDGVQRAGYDFVTNPRNAGDGTGRDPNPLASRGGAGGHGTAVAGIVHSVNPQARLVHVRVIGRANMTTLADARDGLRWAAGLDVPGAPRNPFPARVINASFSLNTVPHTGCAPAMQRAVDEVLARGTVIVASAGNLHIPAARNTPAGCRGVIAVAATDDRGRRTSYSNWGSAVALAAPGGTAREGVDVLRPGGGESELTGTSFAAPLVAGAASLLLAERPTLSPAAVTRLLEQTAQPFAGGQCDAVSPHSCGSGILDVGAAVQAARSWPALASLAPRR, encoded by the coding sequence ATGAAGACCAAAGGTGTGTGGTGGGCCGGGCTGACCGTCACCGTGTCGGCTGCCCTGGGAATCTGGGGAGTCAACCGGGCGGAGGTGCCGTGGAACTTGAACAGCATCCACCTGCCCCCAGCCTCGGGAGTGATGTTTGCGGCCGCCCACCCCGTCACGGTGGCCATCCTGGACACGGGGATGTCGGAGCAGCCCCTCCTGGACGGGGTTCAGCGGGCGGGCTACGACTTCGTGACCAACCCCCGCAATGCCGGTGACGGCACGGGCCGGGACCCGAACCCTCTCGCGTCCAGAGGCGGGGCAGGCGGCCACGGCACCGCCGTCGCCGGCATCGTCCACAGCGTCAACCCGCAGGCCCGCCTGGTTCACGTGCGGGTGATCGGCCGGGCGAACATGACCACCCTGGCGGACGCGCGGGACGGCCTGCGCTGGGCGGCCGGGCTGGACGTGCCGGGCGCACCTCGCAATCCTTTCCCCGCACGCGTCATCAACGCGTCGTTCTCGCTGAACACCGTGCCGCACACCGGGTGCGCGCCGGCGATGCAGCGTGCCGTGGACGAGGTGCTCGCCCGGGGCACCGTGATCGTGGCTTCCGCGGGCAACCTGCACATCCCGGCGGCCCGCAACACCCCGGCGGGGTGCCGGGGCGTCATCGCGGTGGCCGCGACCGACGACCGAGGACGGCGCACCTCCTATTCCAACTGGGGGTCGGCGGTGGCCCTGGCGGCGCCGGGCGGCACGGCCCGGGAGGGGGTCGACGTGCTGCGCCCGGGGGGCGGCGAGAGCGAACTCACCGGCACCAGCTTCGCCGCACCCCTGGTCGCGGGCGCGGCCAGCCTGCTGCTCGCCGAGCGGCCCACCCTCAGCCCGGCCGCCGTGACCCGCCTCCTGGAGCAGACTGCCCAGCCGTTCGCGGGTGGGCAGTGCGACGCCGTGAGCCCGCACTCCTGTGGGTCGGGCATCCTCGACGTGGGTGCCGCCGTGCAGGCGGCCAGGAGTTGGCCTGCCCTGGCCTCGCTGGCGCCCCGCCGCTAA
- a CDS encoding GNAT family N-acetyltransferase, which yields MPDLPRLRPATPTDQAAVGRVAYLTGFFGESAERYFPDPALFADLWVRPYLEETGPASLVAEVGGQVVGYVLGASAPNVYRRALRTVVLRRVLPRWLGGRYTRPLAAGPYLLRALRFPSPHAPWDVYPAHLHLNLLPAARGSGLGRRLLEAHLRALEAAGVPGVQLSTTRENAAALILYHKCGFEEVAARVTPLWTPWLGRPVEHLALARHL from the coding sequence ATGCCTGACCTTCCACGCCTCCGTCCGGCCACCCCGACCGACCAGGCTGCCGTCGGCCGCGTGGCGTACCTGACCGGGTTTTTCGGCGAGAGCGCCGAACGCTACTTCCCGGACCCGGCCCTCTTCGCCGACCTGTGGGTGCGGCCCTACCTGGAAGAGACGGGGCCGGCGAGTCTCGTCGCGGAGGTCGGCGGCCAGGTGGTCGGCTACGTGCTGGGAGCGTCTGCCCCGAACGTGTACAGGCGCGCGCTGAGGACCGTCGTCCTGCGCCGGGTCCTTCCCCGGTGGCTGGGCGGCCGGTACACCCGGCCGCTGGCCGCCGGCCCCTACCTGCTGCGGGCGCTGCGCTTTCCCTCGCCACACGCGCCGTGGGACGTCTACCCCGCCCACCTGCATCTCAACCTGCTCCCCGCCGCACGGGGCTCCGGGTTGGGTCGGCGGCTGCTCGAAGCGCACCTTCGCGCACTCGAGGCGGCGGGAGTGCCCGGCGTTCAGCTCAGCACCACGCGCGAGAATGCAGCCGCGCTCATCCTGTACCACAAATGCGGCTTCGAGGAGGTGGCGGCCCGCGTCACCCCCTTGTGGACCCCGTGGCTGGGCCGTCCGGTCGAGCACCTCGCGCTCGCTCGCCACCTGTGA
- a CDS encoding DedA family protein, with product MNLRLWLASLDPTLLNAATFGLLTLEGAGVPGVPGVIPMLAQSAMIDAGRTTLEAALFWGVLGNWGGSLLGYAAGRWGGHRLPARWTRSLQGERTQALLDRWGAGVIILSRTVGSLRTPITLGAGAARYPFPRFVLFSFLGALLHVGVWQVVLWRFGAALLPRLERVGAEVAAGLAVALVLGLGWLWVRRRQRRGFGGMSGPVS from the coding sequence GTGAACCTGCGCCTCTGGCTGGCCTCGCTCGATCCCACCCTACTCAACGCGGCCACCTTCGGGCTCCTGACCCTGGAGGGCGCGGGCGTCCCGGGCGTGCCCGGGGTCATCCCGATGCTGGCGCAGTCGGCGATGATCGACGCGGGCCGCACGACGCTTGAGGCCGCGCTCTTCTGGGGCGTCCTCGGCAACTGGGGCGGCAGCCTGCTGGGCTACGCCGCCGGTCGCTGGGGCGGTCACCGCCTCCCGGCGCGCTGGACCCGTTCTCTGCAAGGGGAACGGACACAGGCCCTGCTCGACCGGTGGGGCGCCGGGGTCATCATCCTGAGCCGCACGGTCGGCTCGCTCCGGACGCCCATCACCCTCGGGGCGGGAGCGGCCCGGTACCCCTTCCCACGCTTCGTCCTGTTCAGCTTTCTCGGGGCCCTGCTGCACGTCGGTGTCTGGCAGGTGGTGCTGTGGCGCTTTGGCGCGGCTCTCCTCCCCCGGCTGGAACGGGTGGGGGCCGAGGTGGCCGCGGGGCTGGCCGTGGCCCTGGTGCTGGGGCTCGGCTGGTTGTGGGTGAGGAGACGGCAGCGGAGGGGGTTCGGCGGCATGAGCGGCCCGGTCTCCTGA
- a CDS encoding polysaccharide deacetylase family protein: MPRVLPLLLITAALTPTVLAQPAPARPAPIPQVTSPGAVQPTAPGTRAAPVIPTLRLTPAIPEVRRVEVLGNGFLRVAHALVLLPDREATGRRALDLATESVLRTFRAAPGLGEVDVSVYRAQGYWGFGGPLPLLTLSVPRDRLPTFRAEIADGRYDRLWTNPGTTPPEPELTPSEELERLPVFFGTQAELLRQRLDQLLSQTRGGVRGGLLYKGDPTRRQVALTFDDVPHPMYFPLVLDLLRRDGARATFFVIGRNAEAYPYFIRDLVAGGHELGNHTYHHVRLPGLTDAQITRELQTTNDLLTRLTGQPVRYFRPPGGQYSARVLNVARGLGLTTVFWTDDPGDFANPGVETVEARFARNLRPGGIILLHDNAPDGLAALPDLLKVAREKGYRVDTAGALAR, from the coding sequence ATGCCCCGCGTCCTGCCCCTGCTGCTGATCACGGCCGCCCTGACCCCGACGGTCCTGGCCCAACCGGCGCCCGCTCGGCCCGCCCCCATCCCGCAGGTCACGTCCCCCGGCGCGGTGCAGCCCACGGCGCCCGGCACCCGGGCGGCGCCGGTCATTCCCACCCTGCGCCTGACTCCGGCCATCCCGGAGGTGCGCCGGGTGGAGGTGCTGGGCAACGGCTTTCTCCGCGTCGCCCACGCGCTGGTGTTGTTGCCGGACCGGGAGGCCACCGGGCGGCGCGCGCTCGACCTCGCCACCGAGAGCGTGCTGCGGACCTTCCGCGCCGCGCCCGGCCTGGGCGAGGTGGACGTGAGCGTCTACCGCGCCCAGGGGTATTGGGGCTTCGGCGGCCCGCTCCCCCTGCTGACCCTCTCGGTGCCGCGCGACCGGTTGCCGACCTTCCGGGCCGAGATTGCAGACGGCCGCTACGACCGGCTCTGGACCAACCCCGGCACGACCCCTCCCGAGCCCGAACTCACGCCCAGCGAGGAACTCGAACGCCTCCCGGTGTTCTTCGGCACCCAGGCCGAGCTGCTGCGCCAGCGCCTCGACCAGCTCCTGTCCCAGACACGCGGAGGGGTGCGGGGCGGGCTGCTGTACAAGGGGGACCCCACGAGGCGCCAGGTGGCCCTCACCTTCGACGATGTGCCCCACCCGATGTACTTCCCGCTGGTGCTCGACCTCCTGCGCCGGGACGGGGCGCGGGCCACCTTCTTCGTGATCGGCCGCAATGCCGAGGCCTACCCGTATTTCATCCGCGACCTCGTGGCGGGCGGACACGAACTCGGCAACCACACCTACCACCACGTGCGGCTGCCGGGGCTCACCGACGCGCAGATCACCCGGGAATTGCAGACCACCAACGACCTGCTCACGCGCCTGACCGGCCAGCCGGTGCGGTACTTCCGGCCCCCGGGCGGGCAATACAGCGCCCGTGTCCTGAACGTCGCCCGGGGGCTGGGCCTCACCACCGTGTTCTGGACGGACGACCCGGGCGACTTCGCCAACCCCGGGGTGGAGACGGTCGAGGCCCGCTTCGCGCGCAACCTGCGGCCCGGCGGCATCATCCTGCTGCACGACAACGCGCCGGACGGTTTGGCCGCCCTGCCCGACCTGCTGAAGGTCGCGCGGGAGAAGGGCTACCGGGTGGACACCGCGGGCGCCCTCGCGCGATGA
- a CDS encoding PepSY domain-containing protein, translating into MNKNTRTVLLALATSAAVAVPLAGYAFAQSTPAVRTTVAQAQTGSQNEGAEGNEQNETPAYRGSIQLPAEQPGVETPDAQEEAQLRTLAKITPQQASQAAQAAVPGTVTSVKLEDEDGSLVYAVVIGQTEVVVDAGNGKVLHQEAADSENEAGETGQEGNEQAETNG; encoded by the coding sequence ATGAACAAGAACACCCGCACCGTCCTGCTCGCCCTCGCCACCTCCGCCGCCGTCGCCGTGCCGCTCGCCGGGTACGCCTTCGCGCAGAGCACCCCGGCCGTCCGCACGACGGTGGCCCAGGCCCAGACCGGCAGCCAGAACGAGGGCGCCGAGGGCAACGAGCAGAACGAGACCCCGGCCTACCGGGGCAGCATCCAGCTTCCCGCCGAGCAGCCGGGCGTGGAAACGCCCGACGCCCAGGAGGAGGCGCAGCTCCGCACCCTCGCCAAGATCACCCCGCAGCAGGCCAGCCAGGCCGCCCAGGCCGCCGTGCCCGGCACGGTCACCAGCGTCAAGCTCGAGGACGAGGACGGCAGCCTGGTGTACGCCGTGGTGATCGGCCAGACGGAGGTCGTGGTCGATGCCGGCAACGGCAAGGTGCTGCACCAGGAGGCCGCCGACAGCGAGAACGAGGCCGGGGAGACCGGGCAGGAGGGCAACGAGCAGGCCGAGACCAACGGCTGA
- a CDS encoding mechanosensitive ion channel family protein — protein MTSAPARESWWPVVVAGLLFLLSPSILEELQPNLTSRRLSAALLFVGGLLLARGVSLLARRALVRVGTPHLLPALRIAHLLMLVAVTLVALGAGGFRLTGLLAGGTVLTVVLGLAAQSLLANVMAGLVLTSSRAFRVGDRVTVRSWAFGGVEYGGEVRDLTLTHTVLSGLAGVIKVPNARILDATLIVHPGGSQGVTVKLPPGVSLDDAGAVLTPDDRLVPVALSEAGWETVFYVAPNDAGRAVLADLARLVNAHVATNPGEAVS, from the coding sequence GTGACGTCCGCCCCCGCCCGCGAGTCCTGGTGGCCCGTCGTCGTCGCCGGGCTGCTGTTCCTGCTCAGCCCGTCGATCCTCGAGGAATTGCAACCGAACCTGACCAGCCGCCGCCTCTCGGCCGCGCTGCTGTTCGTCGGCGGCCTGCTCCTGGCCCGCGGCGTGTCCCTGCTGGCCCGCCGGGCGCTGGTGCGCGTGGGCACGCCGCACCTGCTGCCCGCCCTGCGGATCGCTCACCTGCTGATGCTCGTCGCCGTGACCCTGGTCGCGCTGGGGGCCGGGGGATTCCGGCTGACGGGGCTGCTCGCCGGGGGCACGGTGCTGACGGTGGTGCTGGGCCTGGCCGCCCAGTCCCTGCTGGCGAACGTCATGGCGGGCCTGGTGCTGACCTCCAGCCGCGCCTTTCGCGTCGGCGACCGCGTCACCGTCCGGTCCTGGGCCTTCGGCGGCGTCGAGTACGGCGGCGAGGTCCGCGACCTCACCCTCACGCACACCGTGCTGTCCGGCCTGGCGGGCGTGATCAAGGTGCCCAACGCCCGGATTCTCGACGCCACCCTGATCGTCCACCCCGGAGGCTCGCAGGGCGTCACGGTCAAGTTGCCGCCCGGGGTAAGCCTGGATGACGCCGGGGCGGTGCTTACTCCGGACGACCGGCTGGTCCCGGTGGCCCTGTCGGAGGCGGGCTGGGAAACCGTGTTCTACGTCGCGCCCAATGACGCGGGCCGCGCCGTCCTCGCGGACCTGGCCCGGCTCGTGAACGCCCACGTGGCGACGAACCCTGGAGAAGCTGTCTCCTGA
- a CDS encoding heparan-alpha-glucosaminide N-acetyltransferase domain-containing protein, whose amino-acid sequence MRPMSWATRAASAPPSLDLPVTVRSTRLLALDAWRGLTVLLMLLVNNVAVGGQTPAQLQHAPFGGVTLTDLVFPWFLFCAGAALPFAGAAMRRSDLTGFARVRRLAGRAALLYLVGAFVTSVTGGQFMLGLGVLQLIALSTFLAALLEGWRVRWQALAAAALLGAYAAFLLWMPHAAGRGVLGETAHPVQAVNAWLTPLGLRGLPSVVPATALVLLGSLAARPLQARRASAPATLLGLGLAWSAAGYAWAASGSLPLSKALWTPPYLLYAAGLGTLGLLAMYLTGDAGRLPGGARLLAPLTIPGRNALAAYVLPILVKVWVLQGLTVTWGGTSQPMQGALLTLARQQLGGLWGGWTYTLGYVLAVWLGLVWLARRGLIWKL is encoded by the coding sequence ATGCGACCGATGTCCTGGGCCACCCGGGCGGCCTCCGCACCACCTTCCCTGGACCTCCCGGTCACAGTGCGCTCCACCCGGCTGCTGGCCCTCGACGCCTGGCGGGGCCTCACGGTCCTCCTGATGCTGCTCGTCAACAACGTCGCCGTGGGCGGCCAGACGCCCGCCCAACTCCAGCACGCACCGTTCGGCGGGGTGACCCTCACCGACCTGGTGTTTCCCTGGTTCCTCTTCTGCGCCGGTGCCGCCCTGCCGTTCGCCGGTGCGGCCATGCGCCGCTCGGACCTCACCGGGTTCGCGCGCGTCCGGCGGCTGGCGGGCCGCGCGGCCCTGCTCTACCTCGTGGGGGCCTTCGTCACCAGCGTGACCGGGGGGCAGTTCATGCTGGGGCTGGGCGTGTTGCAACTGATCGCCCTGTCCACCTTCCTCGCGGCGCTGCTGGAGGGCTGGCGGGTCCGCTGGCAAGCCCTCGCCGCCGCCGCCCTGCTGGGCGCGTACGCCGCTTTCCTGCTCTGGATGCCTCACGCGGCCGGGCGGGGCGTCCTGGGAGAGACCGCCCACCCCGTGCAGGCCGTGAATGCCTGGCTCACCCCGCTGGGCCTGCGGGGGCTGCCGTCCGTCGTGCCGGCGACCGCCCTGGTGCTGCTGGGCAGCCTCGCCGCGCGGCCCCTGCAAGCGAGGCGGGCGAGCGCCCCCGCCACACTCCTGGGGCTGGGCCTGGCCTGGAGCGCCGCCGGGTACGCCTGGGCCGCCAGCGGTTCGTTGCCTCTGAGCAAGGCGCTGTGGACGCCGCCCTACCTGCTGTACGCCGCGGGGCTCGGGACCCTCGGGCTGCTGGCGATGTACTTGACCGGCGACGCTGGCCGCCTGCCGGGGGGCGCGCGGCTGCTCGCGCCCCTCACCATCCCCGGGCGCAACGCCCTTGCGGCCTACGTGCTGCCCATCCTCGTCAAGGTCTGGGTCTTGCAGGGCCTCACGGTCACCTGGGGGGGGACCTCTCAGCCCATGCAGGGCGCCCTGCTGACCCTCGCCCGCCAGCAGTTGGGCGGGCTCTGGGGAGGCTGGACCTACACCCTGGGCTACGTCCTGGCCGTGTGGCTGGGCCTCGTCTGGCTGGCCCGGCGCGGGCTGATCTGGAAACTCTGA
- a CDS encoding AI-2E family transporter — protein sequence MSGNAFALVWRNPYVRASVFLGVIALALWLARDLAPVLTVGLTAYLIAYLSHPLLTWLERRHLRRGVGVGVVLLIALALAALASSLLVAVGTQLIDLVGRLPAVAQDVSRFVDGWLAARPNLPWTAGLRAQLTTLITSSTALLSRDTLPFLQGLLAPGGPLLGRLFGVASTLAETVAVLILSVYMMADYEKIGHTLLSLLPRSWQPLALDLSRGVEQSVGGYVRGQVVIALAIGSLVALGLALIGVPSALALGFLAGVFNLVPYLGVIIALVPALLLASPLGWLKLVLVVGVFLLGNQLEGHVLSPLILGRSTNLHPVTVALSILVGLHLLGLVGALVAVPLAALGKLLLARYYYPSRLYQGGP from the coding sequence TTGTCCGGCAACGCTTTCGCGCTCGTGTGGCGCAATCCCTATGTGCGCGCGTCCGTGTTTCTCGGAGTGATCGCCCTGGCGCTCTGGCTGGCCCGCGACCTGGCGCCCGTGCTCACGGTGGGCCTGACCGCCTACCTGATCGCCTATCTCTCCCACCCGCTGCTGACCTGGCTGGAGCGCCGTCACCTGCGGCGTGGCGTGGGCGTCGGTGTGGTGCTCCTGATCGCGCTCGCGCTCGCGGCGCTGGCGTCCTCGCTCCTGGTGGCCGTCGGGACGCAGCTCATCGACCTCGTGGGCCGCCTGCCGGCGGTCGCCCAGGATGTCAGCCGTTTCGTGGACGGCTGGCTGGCCGCGCGCCCGAACCTGCCCTGGACCGCCGGCCTGCGCGCCCAGCTCACCACCCTGATCACCAGCAGCACGGCCCTGCTGTCGCGGGACACGCTGCCGTTCCTGCAAGGTCTGCTCGCCCCGGGCGGCCCGCTGCTGGGACGGCTGTTCGGGGTGGCGAGCACCCTCGCGGAGACCGTGGCCGTCCTGATCCTGAGCGTGTACATGATGGCCGACTACGAGAAGATCGGCCACACCCTGCTGAGCCTGCTGCCGCGCTCCTGGCAGCCGCTGGCGCTCGACCTGTCGCGCGGCGTGGAGCAGTCGGTGGGCGGGTACGTGCGCGGGCAAGTGGTGATCGCCCTCGCCATCGGGAGCCTGGTCGCCCTGGGCCTCGCGCTGATCGGCGTGCCGTCCGCGCTCGCGCTGGGCTTTCTGGCGGGGGTCTTCAACCTCGTGCCGTACCTGGGCGTGATCATCGCGCTCGTCCCCGCGCTGCTCCTCGCCTCGCCGCTGGGGTGGCTCAAGCTCGTGCTGGTCGTAGGGGTCTTCCTGCTCGGCAACCAGTTGGAGGGCCATGTGCTCTCGCCCCTGATCCTCGGCCGGTCCACCAACCTCCATCCCGTCACCGTCGCCCTGAGCATCCTGGTGGGGCTGCATCTGCTGGGCCTGGTGGGGGCGCTGGTGGCCGTCCCCCTGGCGGCCCTCGGGAAACTGCTGCTGGCGAGGTACTACTACCCCAGCCGCCTGTACCAGGGAGGGCCCTGA
- a CDS encoding ABC transporter ATP-binding protein/permease, whose amino-acid sequence MTTKPRRTRSLLLGPASLRRELAVSGVLSVLGLLATAAAFVLTARVIAAGLLQGQSPGPSTVVTVAALLLARAGAGAARERLGTRLAARLIGTWRTRLSEASLRLGPVALADTRGADLATLDAELGARLTPYYARYLPGAVHAALAFAVVLGVTAWLDPATAGVLLVTGPLTVVFLALVGLATGAATERQWLAHTRLSARLLTLVRHLPTLHAFGAVAPYRDVLARSARQHREATLGVLRVAFLSGFVMDFAATLATALVAVWIGVRLFGGSAELAPTLAALMLVPEFFGPLRQLGTDRHAALDAGPVAARLQELLTRPLAPSGEGRVPVGVPHLSLNGAHADLPTPTAPVSAELPPGTLAALRGPSGSGKTTLLHALRKHVPHLGSIRVDGTPLDDLRAPDWQARVAFVPQHPRLIAGSARDNLRLAAPDAPDAELERVSEAVGLSDVLHALPAGFDTPLGEGGALLSGGETARLALARALLSGADVILLDEVSAHLDPQSEAELYAVIGRAFAGRTVLLATHRAVPPGWREILLGAPMSPAVAA is encoded by the coding sequence ATGACGACGAAGCCCCGCCGCACCCGGAGTCTCCTGCTTGGGCCTGCCAGCCTTCGCCGCGAGCTGGCCGTGTCCGGCGTGCTGAGTGTGCTGGGCCTGCTCGCCACCGCCGCCGCGTTCGTGCTGACGGCCCGCGTGATCGCCGCCGGGCTCTTGCAGGGGCAATCGCCTGGGCCCAGCACCGTCGTGACCGTCGCGGCGCTGCTGCTGGCGCGTGCCGGGGCGGGCGCCGCCCGGGAACGCCTGGGGACCCGGCTCGCGGCCCGATTGATCGGGACCTGGCGCACACGGCTGAGCGAGGCATCTCTCAGGCTCGGGCCGGTGGCGCTTGCGGACACGCGGGGCGCGGACCTCGCCACGCTCGACGCGGAACTCGGCGCGCGGCTGACGCCCTACTACGCGCGGTACCTGCCCGGCGCCGTGCACGCGGCCCTCGCCTTCGCGGTGGTCCTGGGCGTCACCGCGTGGCTCGATCCCGCCACAGCGGGGGTGCTGCTCGTCACCGGACCGCTCACGGTGGTGTTCCTGGCGCTGGTGGGGCTCGCCACGGGCGCGGCCACCGAGCGGCAGTGGCTCGCCCACACCCGCCTCTCCGCGCGGCTGCTGACCCTGGTCCGCCACCTGCCCACCCTGCACGCCTTCGGCGCGGTCGCGCCCTACCGCGACGTCCTGGCCCGCTCGGCCCGCCAGCACCGCGAGGCCACCCTGGGCGTGCTGCGGGTCGCGTTCCTGAGCGGTTTCGTGATGGACTTCGCCGCGACCCTCGCCACCGCCCTGGTGGCCGTGTGGATCGGCGTGCGGCTGTTCGGCGGAAGTGCCGAGCTCGCCCCCACCCTCGCGGCCCTGATGCTCGTCCCGGAGTTCTTCGGCCCGCTGCGGCAACTCGGCACGGACCGGCACGCGGCGCTGGACGCCGGGCCCGTCGCCGCCCGGTTACAGGAGCTGCTCACCCGACCGCTGGCCCCCTCCGGGGAAGGGAGGGTCCCGGTCGGCGTCCCCCACCTGAGCCTGAATGGGGCGCACGCGGACCTGCCCACGCCCACCGCGCCGGTGAGCGCGGAACTCCCGCCGGGGACCCTCGCCGCACTGCGCGGTCCCAGCGGCAGCGGCAAGACCACGCTGTTGCACGCCCTGCGCAAGCACGTCCCACACCTGGGCAGCATCCGGGTGGACGGCACGCCGCTCGACGACCTCCGCGCGCCCGACTGGCAGGCCCGGGTGGCGTTCGTGCCTCAACACCCGCGGTTGATCGCGGGCAGCGCGCGGGACAACCTGCGCCTCGCCGCCCCGGACGCCCCCGATGCCGAACTGGAGCGCGTCTCAGAGGCGGTGGGCTTGAGTGACGTGCTGCACGCGCTGCCCGCTGGATTCGACACGCCGCTCGGCGAGGGCGGCGCGCTGCTCTCGGGCGGCGAGACCGCGCGCCTCGCCCTGGCCCGCGCCCTGCTCTCCGGCGCCGACGTGATCCTGCTCGACGAGGTGAGCGCGCACCTCGACCCGCAGAGCGAGGCGGAACTGTACGCGGTGATCGGACGCGCCTTCGCGGGGCGGACGGTGCTGCTCGCCACCCACCGCGCGGTCCCACCCGGCTGGCGGGAGATTCTCCTGGGCGCGCCCATGTCCCCGGCGGTGGCCGCGTGA
- a CDS encoding amino acid ABC transporter ATP-binding/permease protein: MRGALALGVLTALAGVGLAASSGLLISRAALRPEVFLSLLLLVTTVRALGLGRAALRYAERLAGHAAALEGGERVRLRLFDTLARFGRDLLAYERGGDLLARSGADIDARQFFTLRVSLPLGAFVGVLVALGGWLAWLDPGLALLAPLPLLGAALVVLHGRGRAALLAREDTHLTREHAARLLDALSASGDGGGNHHGPELARLTARLEHASLETGRLAWRVTLARELGFAVAVSGVLWRGAALVQSGHLNGALLAAVVLGVAAAFDAAGPLAAVPLAHAADVAARERTAALEALTPGVVTPPMPRAVPPGPLALELRGVTVRRRGRTVLDDMSLRLRAGESLGISGPSGGGKTTLMRLLTRDLDPDAGQVTLNGADLRDLDLATLRSRISLHEQDAPLLDGTLRENLRLGDHHATDPRLRGLLDDLGLTHLDLDTWVGEGGTRLSGGERARVSLARALLGPGDLLLLDEPTAHLDAATEARVLRVIGRERAGRALLIVTHRAAPLALTGRHLTLRGGHLHEGASVPERTAV, translated from the coding sequence GTGAGGGGCGCGCTGGCGCTCGGGGTCCTGACCGCCCTGGCCGGGGTGGGGCTGGCGGCCAGTTCGGGCCTGCTGATCTCCCGGGCCGCCCTGCGCCCCGAGGTGTTCCTGAGCCTGCTCCTGCTCGTGACCACCGTGCGCGCCCTGGGGCTGGGCCGCGCCGCCCTGCGCTACGCCGAGCGCCTCGCCGGGCACGCGGCGGCCCTGGAAGGCGGGGAGCGGGTACGGCTGCGGCTGTTCGACACGCTGGCCCGCTTCGGGCGCGACCTGCTGGCCTACGAGCGCGGCGGCGACCTGCTCGCCCGCTCGGGTGCGGACATCGACGCCCGGCAGTTCTTCACCCTGCGGGTCAGCCTGCCGCTGGGGGCCTTCGTGGGCGTGCTGGTCGCCCTGGGCGGCTGGCTCGCGTGGCTGGACCCGGGCCTGGCGCTGCTCGCGCCGCTCCCCCTGCTGGGGGCGGCCCTGGTGGTGCTGCATGGGCGGGGACGCGCCGCGCTGCTCGCCCGGGAGGACACTCACCTGACACGCGAGCACGCGGCCCGGCTGCTCGACGCCCTCTCGGCCAGCGGGGACGGCGGCGGGAACCACCACGGCCCCGAACTCGCGCGCCTCACGGCCCGGCTCGAACACGCCTCACTGGAGACCGGGCGCCTGGCGTGGCGGGTCACCCTGGCCCGCGAGCTGGGGTTCGCGGTCGCGGTGAGCGGCGTCTTGTGGCGAGGTGCGGCGCTCGTGCAATCGGGCCACCTGAACGGCGCGCTGCTGGCGGCGGTGGTGCTGGGCGTTGCCGCCGCCTTCGACGCCGCGGGACCTCTGGCGGCCGTGCCACTGGCCCACGCCGCCGACGTGGCGGCCAGGGAGCGCACGGCCGCGCTGGAGGCGCTGACCCCGGGTGTGGTCACACCGCCTATGCCACGGGCCGTCCCACCCGGGCCGCTCGCGCTCGAACTCCGGGGCGTCACCGTCCGGCGCCGCGGGCGGACCGTGCTGGATGACATGTCGCTGCGCCTGCGCGCCGGGGAGAGCCTGGGCATCTCAGGGCCCAGCGGCGGCGGCAAGACCACCCTGATGCGGCTGCTGACCCGGGACCTCGACCCGGACGCGGGGCAGGTCACCCTGAACGGGGCGGACCTGCGCGACCTCGACCTCGCCACGCTGCGCTCCCGGATCAGCCTGCACGAGCAGGACGCGCCGCTCCTCGACGGCACCCTGCGCGAGAACCTGCGGCTCGGCGACCACCACGCCACGGACCCCCGGCTGCGCGGCCTGCTGGACGACCTGGGACTCACCCACCTGGATTTGGACACCTGGGTGGGCGAGGGGGGCACCCGGCTCTCGGGCGGCGAGCGGGCCCGGGTGAGCCTCGCCCGCGCGCTGCTGGGGCCGGGCGACCTGCTGCTGCTCGACGAGCCCACCGCCCACCTCGACGCCGCCACCGAGGCGCGCGTGCTGCGGGTCATCGGGCGCGAGCGCGCCGGGCGGGCCCTCCTGATCGTCACCCACCGGGCCGCGCCCCTCGCCCTGACCGGGCGCCACCTCACGCTGCGCGGCGGACACCTGCACGAAGGGGCGTCCGTTCCCGAAAGGACCGCCGTATGA